One Paenibacillus sp. FSL W8-0186 genomic window carries:
- a CDS encoding YIP1 family protein: protein MSTFYKLIFNHRETYLNLNVEKSHQPLLIILLSSLINGIVTYFTIESQITMATQQLSEKIDHSLNGLEIMMSVISIIIGSLFPLLTIAANALLFFLFAKFLINYSNYKYIFKFFTYIFPITLAGNVLNYFLKNIFPISGVRWTSLNAVFQTKGPLGLFLNSLDLFQIWTIVLIYYFLVVSIKMPKSSAFSAISVYCALIVLPIFIL, encoded by the coding sequence ATGAGTACTTTTTATAAATTGATTTTCAATCATAGAGAAACTTATTTAAACTTAAATGTTGAAAAAAGCCATCAGCCATTGTTGATAATATTATTATCCAGTTTAATTAATGGCATTGTTACGTATTTCACCATTGAATCACAAATCACTATGGCAACACAGCAACTAAGTGAAAAAATCGACCATAGTTTAAACGGCTTGGAAATAATGATGTCAGTAATCTCCATTATTATCGGATCTTTATTTCCCTTATTAACCATTGCAGCAAATGCTCTATTATTCTTTTTATTTGCTAAATTCCTAATAAATTACTCCAACTATAAATATATATTTAAATTTTTTACTTATATATTCCCTATAACTTTAGCTGGAAACGTGCTTAATTATTTCTTGAAAAATATTTTTCCTATCTCTGGGGTGCGGTGGACTTCATTAAATGCAGTTTTTCAGACGAAAGGTCCGTTAGGTTTATTCCTGAATTCCCTGGATCTGTTTCAGATATGGACAATTGTTCTAATCTATTACTTCTTGGTTGTATCAATTAAAATGCCTAAATCAAGTGCCTTTTCCGCCATAAGCGTATATTGTGCACTAATTGTTTTGCCCATATTTATTTTATAA
- a CDS encoding sugar ABC transporter permease, whose product MRETGLKRLTSGAFFMGPALLIFAAIIIVPIGMSMYYSLFQWDAISAMIFTGMDNYTRLFQDPVLWISLKNSLFLTLGALLIQLPVGLFLAILLGYKLRGSNFMKTIYFTPVMLSTAVLGILWAQIYDPNFGLLNNLLIKLGLQSWTHAWLGETGTALASVIAVVAWQFIGFYVVVYFAALQNISDEVLEAARVEGASEWRIVFNIQIPLIWGTITFTVLNCVINSLKYFDLIYIMTGGGPNNSSEVIASYMMKNAFKLMDYGYGSAISTFLLLFGLFLALIIFKLLNKGSAKFQ is encoded by the coding sequence ATGAGAGAGACGGGCTTGAAGCGGCTGACGAGCGGAGCCTTTTTTATGGGGCCTGCGCTGTTGATTTTTGCTGCGATTATCATTGTTCCTATCGGGATGAGTATGTATTACAGCTTGTTTCAATGGGATGCGATTTCGGCCATGATTTTTACCGGAATGGACAATTATACGCGGTTGTTTCAGGACCCGGTGTTATGGATTTCGTTAAAAAATTCGCTGTTCCTCACGTTGGGGGCATTGCTGATCCAACTGCCGGTCGGGCTGTTTCTGGCGATTCTGCTTGGCTACAAGCTGAGAGGCTCCAATTTTATGAAAACGATCTATTTTACGCCCGTGATGCTGTCGACCGCGGTGCTGGGCATCCTGTGGGCGCAAATCTATGATCCAAACTTCGGCCTGCTGAACAACCTGCTGATCAAGCTTGGCCTGCAGAGCTGGACACATGCCTGGCTTGGGGAGACGGGGACGGCGCTGGCTTCGGTTATTGCAGTCGTTGCCTGGCAGTTTATCGGCTTCTATGTTGTCGTATATTTTGCAGCGCTGCAGAATATATCCGACGAAGTGCTCGAGGCCGCGCGGGTTGAAGGGGCCAGCGAATGGAGAATCGTATTCAACATTCAGATTCCGCTCATTTGGGGAACGATTACGTTCACGGTGCTGAACTGTGTCATCAACTCGCTGAAGTATTTTGACCTCATCTATATTATGACGGGCGGCGGACCTAACAACTCCAGCGAGGTCATTGCCAGCTACATGATGAAGAACGCCTTCAAGCTGATGGATTACGGGTATGGAAGCGCCATATCGACCTTCCTGCTGCTGTTCGGGCTGTTCCTGGCGTTGATCATTTTCAAATTGCTGAACAAGGGCAGCGCTAAATTCCAATAA
- a CDS encoding DUF4064 domain-containing protein: MIKRTAEKTLGTIGSIIVVFIGFFGGVSLVLTKNDEFKTRLNENLNTIQSDTNAVSIIDSLQNAAGMLLWSSIISFILVLIALFNLKKNAKSTLAGILFILSAIVIFISSFFVGFVPGVLFIIAGILALTKKPSTYADQNIPG; encoded by the coding sequence ATGATTAAAAGAACTGCGGAGAAAACATTGGGTACCATCGGAAGTATTATTGTTGTTTTTATTGGTTTTTTTGGTGGTGTTTCATTGGTTTTAACAAAGAACGATGAATTTAAAACCAGGCTCAATGAAAACTTGAACACTATTCAAAGTGACACAAATGCGGTTTCTATCATAGATTCATTGCAGAATGCTGCGGGAATGCTATTATGGAGTTCAATTATTTCATTTATCTTAGTGCTGATAGCATTATTTAATTTAAAGAAAAATGCTAAATCCACATTAGCAGGCATATTATTTATTTTGTCCGCGATTGTTATTTTTATTTCATCTTTTTTCGTCGGATTCGTTCCAGGGGTTCTTTTTATTATCGCGGGCATTCTGGCTTTGACTAAAAAACCATCGACTTATGCTGATCAAAATATCCCCGGATAA
- a CDS encoding NUDIX hydrolase, with amino-acid sequence MDPKWLEWAKQIQALAQTGLAYTKDVYDVERYEALREISIDIMNSYTAVDREIIKLSFANERGYATPKVDIRGVVFKDNKILLVQEKLDGDWALPGGWGDIGLSPTEVAVKEIKEESGYEAVPVRLLAVLDKKFHDHPPEPYHVYKFFIQCKIVGGEAAEGLETSGAAFFEENQLPKLSLQRNTEEQIKMMFQFLRNPDKPAIVD; translated from the coding sequence ATGGATCCAAAATGGCTGGAATGGGCAAAGCAAATTCAGGCGCTTGCTCAGACCGGGCTTGCCTATACGAAGGATGTCTACGATGTGGAACGTTATGAAGCACTCCGAGAAATCAGCATCGATATTATGAATAGTTATACTGCTGTGGACCGGGAGATTATTAAACTGTCGTTCGCTAATGAGCGAGGGTATGCTACGCCAAAGGTGGATATTCGCGGCGTTGTGTTCAAGGATAACAAAATACTGCTTGTACAGGAGAAGCTTGACGGCGACTGGGCATTGCCTGGAGGCTGGGGAGATATCGGGCTGTCTCCTACCGAAGTGGCGGTGAAGGAAATCAAGGAAGAGTCCGGCTACGAAGCGGTACCGGTTCGTTTGCTCGCTGTTCTGGATAAAAAATTCCATGATCACCCTCCAGAACCGTATCACGTCTATAAATTTTTCATTCAATGCAAAATTGTCGGCGGTGAGGCCGCAGAGGGTCTTGAGACGAGCGGCGCGGCTTTTTTTGAGGAAAATCAGCTTCCGAAGCTATCCCTCCAAAGAAACACAGAGGAGCAGATCAAGATGATGTTCCAATTTCTGAGAAACCCGGATAAACCGGCAATTGTCGATTAG
- the ilvA gene encoding threonine ammonia-lyase IlvA: MNQTEQETEQRTVGMEEIVRAHHVLKEVVVRTPLQLDATLSAKYGCRVFLKREDLQVVRSFKIRGAYNKIRSLSPDELEKGIVCSSAGNHAQGVAFSCNALGIPGAIYMPSTTPNQKVKQVKRFGGSHVEVILTGDTYDDAYEEAMKACRDRGMTFIHPFDDAKIVAGNGTIGMEILENLDTPADYVFVTIGGGGLASGVGSYIKAMSPETKLIGVEPLGAASMSESFKQDQVVTLETIDKFVDGAAVKRVGDLNYHICAELLDDIVKVPEGKACTTILDLYNDSAIVVEPAGALSVSALDMYKDEIRGKTVVCVISGGNNDIDRMQEMKERSLIYEGLKHYFMVNFPQRAGALREFLQDVLGPNDDITRFEYTKKHNKENGPALVGIELSDPADYEALIGRMKAKGITYTELNRDLNLFNLLI; the protein is encoded by the coding sequence ATGAATCAAACGGAACAAGAAACAGAACAACGTACGGTAGGCATGGAAGAGATCGTTCGGGCCCATCATGTGCTTAAGGAAGTCGTGGTGCGTACACCACTGCAGCTGGATGCGACATTGTCGGCGAAATACGGCTGCCGGGTGTTTTTGAAGCGGGAGGATCTTCAGGTCGTCCGTTCTTTCAAAATTCGCGGAGCCTACAATAAAATTCGCAGCCTAAGTCCGGATGAGCTGGAGAAGGGCATCGTCTGTTCAAGCGCAGGCAACCATGCGCAAGGTGTAGCCTTCTCCTGCAATGCGCTGGGAATTCCAGGCGCTATCTATATGCCGAGCACGACGCCCAATCAGAAGGTAAAGCAGGTTAAACGGTTTGGCGGCTCGCATGTGGAAGTTATTTTAACTGGAGATACGTATGACGATGCTTATGAGGAAGCGATGAAGGCATGCCGGGATCGCGGCATGACGTTCATTCATCCGTTCGACGATGCGAAGATTGTGGCGGGCAACGGAACGATCGGCATGGAGATTCTGGAGAACCTGGATACGCCGGCGGACTATGTGTTCGTAACGATTGGCGGCGGCGGATTGGCTTCGGGGGTCGGCTCATATATCAAGGCGATGAGTCCTGAGACAAAATTAATCGGGGTTGAACCGCTGGGGGCTGCCTCCATGAGCGAGTCGTTCAAGCAGGATCAGGTGGTGACGCTAGAGACGATTGATAAGTTCGTAGACGGTGCAGCCGTGAAGCGGGTCGGTGATTTGAACTATCACATTTGCGCCGAGCTGCTGGACGATATCGTTAAGGTGCCGGAAGGCAAAGCCTGCACAACGATTCTCGATTTATACAATGATAGTGCGATCGTAGTGGAGCCTGCCGGAGCGCTGTCGGTGTCCGCGCTGGATATGTATAAGGACGAAATCCGCGGCAAAACGGTTGTCTGCGTCATCAGCGGCGGCAATAATGATATCGACCGCATGCAGGAGATGAAGGAGCGCTCGCTCATTTATGAAGGATTGAAGCATTATTTCATGGTGAACTTCCCTCAGCGTGCCGGAGCGCTGCGTGAATTCCTGCAGGACGTGCTGGGGCCAAACGATGACATTACCCGGTTCGAGTATACGAAAAAGCATAATAAAGAGAACGGACCGGCATTGGTGGGCATCGAACTGAGCGACCCGGCGGATTATGAAGCCTTGATCGGCCGCATGAAAGCAAAGGGGATTACCTATACGGAGCTGAACCGGGATTTGAATTTGTTTAATTTGTTGATTTGA
- a CDS encoding alpha/beta hydrolase: protein MRHLFHEGKDRSAPVLVLLHGTGGTESDLLPLAVALSPDSSVLGIRGNVLENGMPRFFRRLAEGVFDEEDLALRTRELYDFLDESAVKYGLNRRNYVAVGYSNGANIAASLLFHYNDALSGAVLHHPMVPLRSVVLPDLKNVPVFIGAGRNDRMCSPAETEELSSLLEGAGAKLTVHWENAGHSLTGTEIDAAAAWFRQAFAL, encoded by the coding sequence ATGAGGCATTTATTTCACGAAGGCAAGGACAGGTCGGCGCCGGTGCTGGTGCTCCTGCATGGCACGGGAGGAACGGAGAGCGATTTGCTGCCGCTTGCCGTGGCTCTGTCGCCGGATTCTTCGGTTCTCGGCATTCGCGGGAATGTGCTTGAAAACGGGATGCCCCGTTTTTTCCGCCGGTTGGCCGAAGGTGTGTTTGATGAGGAGGATTTGGCGCTGCGGACTCGCGAGCTGTATGATTTTCTCGATGAATCGGCCGTGAAGTATGGGCTTAATCGGCGTAATTATGTTGCTGTAGGATATTCGAATGGGGCTAATATCGCGGCGAGTCTGCTGTTTCATTATAATGATGCCCTTAGCGGGGCCGTGCTGCATCACCCGATGGTTCCGCTGCGCAGCGTAGTGCTGCCGGACTTGAAGAACGTTCCCGTCTTCATTGGAGCGGGGCGAAATGACCGGATGTGTTCCCCGGCCGAGACAGAGGAGCTGAGCAGCCTGCTGGAAGGAGCGGGCGCCAAGCTGACGGTGCACTGGGAAAATGCGGGACATAGCTTGACCGGAACGGAAATTGACGCGGCGGCTGCCTGGTTCAGACAGGCATTTGCGCTATAA
- a CDS encoding stage II sporulation protein M: MTWINKSTLLWIVILVFLLFSLLGFITADVIVIQADKSKLQPVFGEIYFQNLKVALIILFGGIITAGIIPLVILIQNSIMFGVGIKNASYSFENLQYILTHGVLEMPMFVLFTFISLRLTYEIYTSRKNDISIRKLTILSIIAFIGLTLAALIETFITPQL; encoded by the coding sequence ATGACGTGGATTAATAAAAGTACACTTTTATGGATTGTAATATTGGTTTTTTTACTTTTTTCGCTTCTAGGCTTTATAACAGCCGATGTAATCGTTATTCAGGCTGATAAATCTAAATTACAACCCGTCTTTGGTGAAATCTATTTTCAAAATTTGAAAGTAGCTTTAATTATTCTCTTTGGAGGTATTATAACTGCCGGCATAATCCCCTTAGTTATCCTCATTCAAAACTCCATCATGTTTGGAGTCGGTATAAAAAATGCTTCCTACAGCTTTGAAAATTTACAATACATTCTTACACACGGTGTTCTTGAAATGCCCATGTTCGTATTATTTACCTTTATTAGTTTAAGGCTTACATATGAAATCTACACATCCAGAAAAAACGATATTTCCATAAGGAAGTTAACGATTCTTTCAATAATTGCATTTATAGGCCTGACACTCGCAGCATTGATTGAAACATTTATTACTCCTCAACTTTGA
- a CDS encoding helix-turn-helix transcriptional regulator has translation MKNNIYLKRKELDMSQLELAEKVNVTRQTINAVENNKYDPSLKLAMNIAKVLKVSVEELFFE, from the coding sequence ATGAAAAATAACATATATCTAAAAAGAAAAGAACTTGACATGTCCCAGTTGGAATTGGCGGAGAAAGTAAATGTAACACGGCAAACCATTAATGCGGTAGAAAATAACAAATATGATCCTAGCTTGAAATTGGCCATGAACATCGCCAAAGTTCTTAAAGTATCGGTAGAAGAGTTATTCTTTGAATAA
- a CDS encoding ABC transporter ATP-binding protein yields the protein MIPAIEISNLNKSIGKKDILKDISLTIYRGEIVGLIGHNGAGKSTLINILTGIKKPTQGSFVIYDNTGTMNKETQKVIGVMPDVDNLYQDMTVRFFLSYMSEIKGAKLSLQNIRELLEQVGLEAKLSNTRIKALSFGMKKKLCLAQALVGEPQLLILDEPTSGLDVHSVLHIKNLLLKLRGEGKTILLSSHNMEEVEKSCDRVAILKSGELTDIGTIEALIYKRQGVRKLIIRSSPVVTSDFLNQFALNIQIISQESNSIVIQVSDDEDISLLLKTLIEHSYKVYEVRSSDLQLKDIILGE from the coding sequence ATGATTCCTGCAATAGAAATAAGTAATTTAAATAAGTCCATTGGAAAAAAGGATATTTTAAAGGATATTAGCCTAACTATTTATAGGGGAGAGATTGTTGGGCTAATCGGCCATAATGGAGCCGGAAAATCTACTTTGATAAATATACTGACTGGAATTAAAAAACCTACTCAAGGGTCATTTGTTATCTATGATAATACCGGCACCATGAATAAAGAAACACAAAAAGTAATTGGTGTTATGCCTGATGTTGATAATTTATATCAAGACATGACAGTCCGTTTCTTTCTAAGTTATATGTCGGAAATTAAAGGAGCAAAGTTATCGTTACAAAATATAAGGGAACTACTCGAGCAGGTTGGTCTGGAAGCAAAGCTTTCCAATACACGGATAAAGGCGCTATCCTTTGGTATGAAAAAAAAACTTTGCTTGGCTCAGGCTCTTGTCGGAGAACCGCAGCTTTTGATTTTAGATGAACCTACTTCCGGATTAGACGTACATTCCGTACTTCATATTAAAAATTTATTGCTAAAGTTAAGAGGCGAAGGGAAAACCATTCTGTTATCTTCGCATAACATGGAGGAAGTTGAGAAGAGCTGTGACCGGGTGGCAATTCTGAAATCAGGAGAATTAACGGATATTGGTACTATTGAAGCATTGATATATAAAAGGCAAGGAGTAAGAAAATTAATTATACGTTCATCTCCAGTTGTAACCTCTGATTTTTTAAACCAATTCGCATTAAATATTCAAATTATTAGTCAGGAATCTAACTCTATTGTCATTCAGGTGTCTGATGACGAAGACATTTCACTACTTTTAAAAACATTAATAGAGCATTCTTACAAAGTTTATGAAGTAAGATCATCTGATTTGCAGCTTAAGGATATTATTCTAGGAGAATAA
- a CDS encoding carbohydrate ABC transporter permease: protein MLRAHAAAHRQQPKTTGVSSERRFFGRKTAVKSLLYAILLTHLVFTGYPFVWMVISSFKSNKEYFANPWGLPSEWRFDNFAKAWSEGIGGYLFNSLYITLFSVIGLLIVATLIGFYFAARPFKGSGLLLGMFFLGMLIPVHSTLIPLFMISNRIGTYDTFWALFFPYIAFNLPVAVFLSYGFFREVPREIEEAATVDGCGIYQSFFRVYFPLAKPVLATVTIVSFFNIMNDFVFPLVMISKESLKTLPIGLMMFKGNFSADYSLISAALVITTAPILMLYMFLQKYVHKGVVAGSVKG from the coding sequence TTGCTTAGAGCACATGCGGCAGCACATCGTCAACAGCCGAAGACCACGGGAGTAAGCAGCGAACGACGCTTTTTTGGCCGGAAAACCGCTGTGAAATCCCTGCTGTACGCTATCCTGCTGACTCACCTGGTGTTTACGGGATATCCGTTTGTTTGGATGGTCATCTCATCCTTCAAGAGCAACAAGGAGTATTTCGCGAATCCGTGGGGATTGCCGTCGGAATGGCGGTTCGACAATTTCGCCAAAGCCTGGAGCGAAGGAATCGGCGGCTATTTGTTCAACAGCTTGTACATTACGCTGTTCTCTGTGATCGGTCTGCTGATCGTGGCGACCTTGATCGGATTTTATTTTGCGGCCCGTCCTTTCAAAGGCTCCGGCCTGCTGCTGGGAATGTTCTTTCTAGGCATGCTCATTCCTGTGCACAGCACGCTGATTCCGTTGTTCATGATCTCGAACCGGATCGGCACTTACGATACGTTTTGGGCGTTATTTTTTCCATATATCGCATTTAACCTGCCGGTGGCGGTGTTTCTGTCCTATGGATTTTTCCGGGAGGTGCCAAGGGAGATCGAGGAGGCGGCAACCGTGGACGGCTGCGGCATATACCAGAGCTTCTTCCGCGTATACTTTCCGCTGGCCAAGCCGGTGCTGGCTACGGTGACGATCGTTTCTTTTTTCAACATTATGAATGATTTCGTCTTCCCGTTAGTGATGATTTCCAAGGAATCTTTGAAAACGCTGCCGATCGGACTAATGATGTTCAAAGGCAATTTCAGCGCAGACTATTCACTGATCAGCGCGGCATTAGTTATAACTACAGCCCCGATCCTTATGCTGTACATGTTCCTGCAAAAGTACGTTCACAAAGGGGTTGTGGCTGGCTCCGTCAAGGGCTAG
- a CDS encoding extracellular solute-binding protein, whose amino-acid sequence MKKAFAVVMLAVLLTVTACSNQGESKKQAGVKELTMWSMETRSRDTIEQSIKEFNDTHPDIRLTAEFFEDEALKTKMKVAIAGNQLPDIITYWSGETFDTLVSTNMLGDITDKLAQDAEFKDNVLPGGLDTFTYEDKTYAIPVLFSGVSLWYNKEIFAENGLTPPATYDELLSVVDQLNAKDITPITIAGKERWPMLHWFSYLAQRVGGTEPFEKAKNGEADFTQDSFVQAGEMLRELAIDRKGFVNGFLGLDYAAAESLFVNERAAMYLQGEWAMEAFLNDEFAEKVGFVPFPAVDGGQGSINVYQGGFGVGMAISSKADQDAAYTAIRFLSSPEQRKEIYEGANISPMKNPGLDDSKMHPLAYEYDKSISDNLEGFFGYYDQTLDARRADQFLDLMGAIVGQSSNDVKEELAKIK is encoded by the coding sequence ATGAAGAAGGCATTCGCAGTAGTGATGCTTGCCGTGTTGCTTACCGTTACGGCATGCTCCAATCAAGGGGAGAGCAAGAAACAGGCAGGCGTAAAGGAATTGACAATGTGGAGCATGGAGACGCGCAGCCGGGACACGATCGAGCAGTCGATCAAGGAATTCAATGATACGCATCCGGATATTCGTTTGACGGCGGAGTTTTTTGAGGACGAGGCTTTGAAAACGAAAATGAAGGTGGCGATTGCGGGCAATCAGCTGCCGGACATCATTACGTACTGGAGCGGGGAAACGTTCGATACGCTGGTGTCCACAAATATGCTGGGCGATATTACGGACAAGCTGGCCCAGGACGCGGAGTTCAAAGATAACGTGCTGCCGGGCGGACTGGATACGTTCACCTATGAAGATAAGACCTATGCCATTCCTGTCTTATTCAGCGGCGTATCGCTCTGGTATAATAAAGAGATCTTCGCCGAGAATGGCTTGACTCCGCCTGCGACCTATGATGAACTTTTAAGTGTGGTAGATCAGTTGAACGCGAAGGATATTACGCCGATTACGATCGCCGGCAAGGAGCGCTGGCCGATGCTGCACTGGTTCTCTTATCTGGCTCAGCGGGTCGGTGGAACGGAGCCGTTCGAGAAGGCCAAAAACGGGGAAGCCGATTTCACGCAGGACAGCTTCGTGCAAGCCGGGGAGATGCTAAGAGAGCTGGCCATTGATAGAAAGGGATTTGTAAATGGATTCCTGGGACTTGATTATGCCGCTGCGGAATCGCTGTTCGTTAACGAACGTGCGGCGATGTATTTACAGGGAGAATGGGCAATGGAAGCGTTTTTGAACGATGAGTTTGCGGAGAAGGTAGGTTTCGTGCCGTTCCCTGCGGTCGATGGCGGCCAAGGCAGCATCAACGTGTATCAAGGCGGCTTTGGCGTAGGCATGGCGATCTCGTCCAAGGCGGATCAGGACGCGGCTTATACCGCGATTCGTTTCCTGTCCAGCCCGGAGCAGAGAAAGGAAATTTACGAAGGCGCTAACATCAGCCCGATGAAAAATCCTGGCCTCGACGATTCCAAGATGCATCCGCTTGCTTATGAATACGATAAGTCGATCAGCGACAATCTGGAAGGCTTCTTCGGCTATTACGACCAGACGCTTGATGCGAGACGGGCCGACCAATTCCTGGATCTGATGGGCGCTATCGTCGGCCAGAGCAGCAATGATGTGAAGGAAGAATTGGCGAAGATTAAGTAA
- a CDS encoding ring-cleaving dioxygenase, with the protein MPTTAGIHHITAFVGDVQGNVDFYAGVLGLRLVKKTVNFDAPEVYHLYFGNEAGDPGTIMTFFPQEGAENGMIGGGQVGVTVYAVPPGGLLFWRKRLKKFGIPFMDISRFGEDYVRFTDNSGLLIDLVERAEGPASTWSFSGVPLQYAIKGFGGALLFSSDSESTARVLELILDMKRVGEEEGLIRYQATGELGNWIDLNMEDIPRCGGGAGTVHHIAWRAKDDEEQEEWRRMIEQCGLRPTPIVNREYFKALYFREPGGILFEIATDPPGFTIDEPLVHLGENLMLPDRYEPHRSAILSHLSSFQVRSLEYEEEAEE; encoded by the coding sequence ATGCCAACCACGGCAGGAATACATCATATTACGGCGTTTGTGGGAGATGTTCAGGGGAACGTGGATTTCTACGCAGGCGTCCTCGGTTTGAGATTGGTCAAGAAGACGGTTAATTTCGATGCCCCAGAGGTGTATCATTTATATTTTGGGAATGAGGCGGGGGATCCAGGAACGATCATGACCTTTTTTCCGCAAGAAGGCGCGGAGAACGGGATGATCGGGGGAGGACAGGTTGGGGTAACGGTATATGCCGTCCCGCCCGGGGGTCTGCTGTTCTGGCGCAAACGTCTGAAAAAGTTCGGGATTCCCTTCATGGACATTTCGCGCTTCGGCGAGGATTATGTGCGTTTCACCGATAATTCCGGTTTGCTGATCGACCTGGTGGAGCGCGCGGAAGGACCAGCGAGTACATGGTCTTTCAGCGGGGTGCCGCTGCAATATGCGATTAAGGGATTCGGCGGCGCATTGCTGTTCAGCAGCGATAGCGAGAGCACCGCAAGGGTGTTGGAACTGATACTCGATATGAAGCGGGTCGGCGAGGAAGAAGGGTTGATTCGGTATCAGGCGACGGGCGAGCTGGGCAATTGGATCGACTTGAATATGGAGGACATTCCGAGATGCGGCGGCGGTGCCGGAACCGTTCACCATATCGCCTGGCGGGCGAAGGATGACGAGGAACAGGAAGAGTGGCGGCGGATGATCGAGCAGTGCGGTCTCCGACCAACGCCGATCGTGAACCGCGAGTACTTCAAAGCGCTGTATTTCCGCGAACCGGGCGGCATTCTGTTCGAGATCGCTACCGATCCTCCAGGGTTTACGATTGACGAGCCGCTGGTGCATCTTGGTGAGAACTTGATGCTGCCGGATCGTTATGAGCCGCATCGCAGCGCGATTCTTTCTCATTTGAGCAGCTTTCAGGTACGCTCTTTAGAATATGAAGAGGAGGCAGAAGAATGA